The following proteins come from a genomic window of Salvia hispanica cultivar TCC Black 2014 chromosome 4, UniMelb_Shisp_WGS_1.0, whole genome shotgun sequence:
- the LOC125222267 gene encoding putative lysine-specific demethylase JMJ16 isoform X1 has translation MKLHLLSRYELFVCVVVVMGTELVGPCIKDDSMEISIPPGFESLVPFTLKRSEDNQDGSYSSSGNAFEQQRVDFDSNDDSKAMKSVRRRVGIKYSQFNHSSGDEHESQQVQHVSRHQLPKGNIRGCESCKNCQKVTAQWNPEEAHRPDLEEAPVFYPSEEEFEDTLKYISSIRAKAEIYGICRIVLPPSWKPPCPLKEKDIWEKSKFATRVQRIDKLQNRNAMRKILQVNHNKKRKKRRCMKNGFDNETNSEEMKIPDEFGLHEADRFGFEPGSEFTLDAFQNYADDFKAQYFRQSINASDSGGNGSVLQGHDWQPSVDNIEGEYWRIVERPTEEIEVLYGADLETGVFGSGFPKTAKQVSSASDIKYINSGWNLNNFPRLPGSVLSFESSDISGVLVPWLYIGMCFSSFCWHVEDHHLYSLNYMHWGAPKLWYGVPGSDALKLEAAMKKHLPNLFDEQPDLLHKLVTQLSPSILRSEGVPVYRCVQNAGEFVLTFPRAYHAGFNSGFNCAEAVNVAPVDWLPHGHNAIELYREQGRKTSISHDKLLLGSAREAVKANWEYNLMRKSTANNLRWKDVCGKDGILSKALKARVETERVRREFLCKSSTALKMESTFDATSERECSVCLFDLHLSAAGCHHCSPDKYACLNHAKQLCSCSWGAKFFLFRYDINELNILVEALEGKLSAVYRWARLDLGLALSSYVSRENKQVPGVNGKLSHASQGLAVKEMSSQVTVLSSKVQKGQVDGAKYVGSPNSSPNSKPPVVELSLQNTKATNSHSQKAEVSSLSPDCMKEDSLQLASRYKASSNQIPSTKENLASEKHEANPLSCPGSNEVVLLIADEGGEPSNEPSVDKEASDKHTVRIQKPVCPENMTSSGHCVDRPASTTSIAGPSAMLESMKNGSSLEGVKVEECAEGETCSGTSPHSSPLFKNIMPGTDSSRDVPEKRTANVDGNHKLQQIDEDKSCNGDSKKNVELNVDSGPVDSRLTVSCNQSGSPNIMDRYYRQKGPRIAKVVRRITCNVEPLDFGAVCTGKLWCDSRAIYPKGFRSRVRYIDVTDPSNMCFYVSQILDAGQKGPLFMVSVEHSPSEVYFHVSAARCWELVRDRVNQEIAKQHKLGRPNLPPLQPPGSVEGMEMFGFSSPTIVQAIQALDHNRVCSDYWRSRPLMHIAQQSQYVGSSRMKSEDEEDRKRKSHAAVEKTLDGLLKKASLEELQTLYSITQNKNPNDEEQSLLNRLLNDVIHKHPS, from the exons ATGAAGCTGCATTTGCTTTCAAGATATGAGTTATTTGTTTGTGTAGTAG TGGTAATGGGCACAGAACTTGTTGGACCTTGCATCAAAGACGACAGTATGGAGATTTCAATTCCCCCTGGTTTTGAGTCACTTGTGCCCTTCACTTTAAAGAGGTCAGAGGATAACCAAGATGGCAGTTACTCAAGCTCTGGCAATGCTTTTGAACAACAAAGAGTGGACTTTGACAGTAATGATGATTCGAAAGCTATGAAGTCCGTTAGGCGTAGGGTTGGTATAAAGTACAGCCAGTTTAATCACAGTTCTGGTGATGAACATGAATCTCAGCAG GTGCAGCATGTCTCGAGGCACCAACTCCCCAAAGGGAACATTCGTGGGTGTGAATCTTGTAAGAACTGCCAAAAG GTAACTGCACAATGGAATCCAGAAGAAGCTCACAGGCCCGATCTCGAGGAGGCTCCTGTGTTTTATCCTTCTGAAGAG GAGTTTGAGGACACCTTAAAGTACATTTCTAGTATACGTGCTAAAGCAGAAATCTATGGTATTTGCCGCATAGTACTACCTCCTTCATGGAAGCCTCCTTGTCCATTAAAGGAGAAAGATATATGGGAGAAGTCCAAGTTTGCTACTCGAGTCCAAAGGATTGACAAGCTTCAGAATAGGAATGCAATGAGAAAGATATTGCAAgttaatcataataaaaagaggaaaaagagaAGATGCATGAAAAATGGATTTGATAATGAAACCAATAGTGAGGAAATGAAAATCCCAGATGAATTTGGACTACACGAGGCTGATAGGTTTGGCTTTGAACCTGGTTCAGAATTTACCCTGGATGCGTTCCAGAACTATGCCGATGATTTCAAGGCTCAGTACTTCCGTCAAAGTATCAATGCTTCAGACTCAGGAGGTAATGGCTCAGTGCTTCAGGGGCACGACTGGCAGCCTTCAGTAGATAATATTGAGGGAGAATATTGGCGGATTGTGGAGAGACCGACTGAGGAAATTGAG GTGCTTTATGGAGCTGATCTTGAAACAGGAGTATTTGGCAGTGGATTTCCTAAAACTGCTAAGCAAGTTAGTTCAGCTTCTGATATCAAGTATATTAACTCAGGATGGAACTTAAATAACTTCCCCAGGCTTCCTGGTTCTGTTCTCTCATTTGAAAGCAGTGATATATCTGGTGTTCTAGTTCCTTGGCTGTATATAGGGATGTGTTTTTCATCGTTTTGTTGG CATGTTGAGGATCACCACTTGTATTCATTGAATTACATGCATTGGGGAGCTCCAAAACTGTGGTATGGTGTTCCAGGATCAGATGCCCTAAAACTGGAGGCAGCCATGAAGAAACATCTGCCTAACCTCTTTGATGAGCAGCCTGACTTGCTTCATAAGCTG GTCACTCAGCTTTCCCCCTCAATCCTAAGATCTGAGGGAGTGCCTGTTTATCGGTGTGTCCAAAATGCTGGGGAATTCGTTCTGACATTCCCTCGAGCATATCATGCTGGATTTAATTCTGGCTTTAATTGCGCTGAAGCAGTTAATGTTGCTCCTGTTGATTGGTTGCCTCATGGACATAATGCTATTGAGCTCTATCGTGAGCAAGGCCGAAAAACGTCCATTTCACATGACAAACTTTTGCTTGGTTCTGCTAGAGAAGCTGTGAAAGCAAATTGGGAATATAATTTAATGAGAAAGTCAACTGCAAATAATTTAAGATGGAAGGATGTTTGTGGAAAGGATGGGATTTTATCTAAAGCGCTGAAG GCTCGTGTTGAGACTGAGAGGGTCAGGAGGGAATTCCTTTGTAAATCCTCAACGGCACTGAAGATGGAGAGCACTTTTGATGCTACTAGTGAGAGGGAATGcagtgtatgcttgtttgattTGCATCTATCTGCTGCAGGTTGCCACCACTGTTCACCTGATAAATATGCATGCTTGAACCATGCAAAACAGTTATGTTCATGTTCATGGGGTGCTAAGTTTTTCCTTTTCCGTTATGACATCAACGAATTGAATATCTTGGTTGAAGCTCTAGAAGGGAAACTGAGTGCAGTATATCGGTGGGCAAGACTTGATCTTGGGCTTGCTCTAAGTTCTTATGTCTCCAGAGAGAATAAACAAGTACCTGGGGTGAATGGTAAATTATCACATGCCTCTCAAGGACTGGCAGTGAAAGAGATGAGTTCTCAAGTCACTGTCCTATCTTCAAAAGTGCAGAAAGGCCAAGTAGATGGAGCTAAGTATGTTGGCAGCCCAAACTCTTCTCCAAATTCAAAGCCACCTGTAGTGGAATTGTCTCTGCAAAATACGAAGGCAACAAACTCACATTCCCAGAAAGCTGAGGTATCCAGTCTTTCTCCGGATTGCATGAAAGAAGACTCTTTGCAGTTAGCTTCCAGATACAAGGCCTCGTCAAACCAGATTCCATCCACAAAGGAAAACCTGGCTTCGGAGAAACATGAAGCAAATCCATTGTCATGTCCTGGCAGTAACGAGGTTGTGCTTCTGATTGCTGATGAAGGAGGTGAGCCAAGTAATGAACCTTCTGTTGATAAGGAAGCATCCGACAAGCATACAGTAAGAATTCAGAAGCCAGTTTGCCCTGAAAATATGACTAGTTCTGGTCATTGTGTTGACAGACCAGCCTCAACAACCTCCATTGCTGGCCCTTCTGCAATGCTTGAAAGCATGAAGAATGGTTCTAGTTTAGAGGGGGTAAAAGTTGAAGAGTGTGCAGAAGGTGAAACATGTTCTGGTACCAGTCCTCATAGTAGCCCTCTCTTTAAAAACATCATGCCCGGTACAGATTCTAGCAGAGATGTCCCAGAAAAGAGGACTGCCAATGTAGATGGTAACCACAAACTACAACAGATTGATGAAGATAAATCATGTAATGGagatagtaaaaaaaatgtggagTTAAATGTTGATTCAGGACCAGTTGACAGCAGGTTAACTGTGTCGTGTAATCAGTCTGGCTCCCCAAATATCATGGACAGATATTATCGCCAGAAGGGGCCTCGTATTGCGAAGGTAGTTAGAAGAATTACTTGCAATGTTGAACCCTTGGACTTTGGAGCTGTGTGCACTGGAAAATTGTGGTGCGACAGTCGGGCTATTTACCCAAAGG GATTTAGGAGTCGAGTCAGATACATAGATGTCACAGATCCATCTAACATGTGCTTCTATGTCTCCCAAATTCTGGATGCAGGACAAAAAGGACCTCTATTTATG GTTTCTGTGGAGCATTCTCctagtgaagtatattttcaTGTTTCGGCTGCCAGATGCTGGGAGTTGGTTCGGGATAGAGTAAATCAGGAGATTGCAAAACAACATAAGTTGGGAAGACCAAACCTTCCCCCTTTGCAGCCTCCAGGGAGTGTGGAAGGAATGGAAATGTTTGGCTTTTCTTCTCCAACAATTGTGCAG GCAATTCAGGCTCTGGACCACAATCGCGTGTGCTCAGATTACTGGAGATCGCGGCCTTTAATGCATATCGCTCAGCAATCTCAATATGTAGGAAGTAGCAGAATGAAgagtgaagatgaagaagacaggaaaaggaaaagtcaTGCTGCTGTTGAGAAAACACTTGACGGCCTACTAAAGAAGGCGAGCTTGGAGGAACTTCAAACCTTGTACAGTATTACTCAA
- the LOC125222267 gene encoding putative lysine-specific demethylase JMJ16 isoform X2, whose product MGTELVGPCIKDDSMEISIPPGFESLVPFTLKRSEDNQDGSYSSSGNAFEQQRVDFDSNDDSKAMKSVRRRVGIKYSQFNHSSGDEHESQQVQHVSRHQLPKGNIRGCESCKNCQKVTAQWNPEEAHRPDLEEAPVFYPSEEEFEDTLKYISSIRAKAEIYGICRIVLPPSWKPPCPLKEKDIWEKSKFATRVQRIDKLQNRNAMRKILQVNHNKKRKKRRCMKNGFDNETNSEEMKIPDEFGLHEADRFGFEPGSEFTLDAFQNYADDFKAQYFRQSINASDSGGNGSVLQGHDWQPSVDNIEGEYWRIVERPTEEIEVLYGADLETGVFGSGFPKTAKQVSSASDIKYINSGWNLNNFPRLPGSVLSFESSDISGVLVPWLYIGMCFSSFCWHVEDHHLYSLNYMHWGAPKLWYGVPGSDALKLEAAMKKHLPNLFDEQPDLLHKLVTQLSPSILRSEGVPVYRCVQNAGEFVLTFPRAYHAGFNSGFNCAEAVNVAPVDWLPHGHNAIELYREQGRKTSISHDKLLLGSAREAVKANWEYNLMRKSTANNLRWKDVCGKDGILSKALKARVETERVRREFLCKSSTALKMESTFDATSERECSVCLFDLHLSAAGCHHCSPDKYACLNHAKQLCSCSWGAKFFLFRYDINELNILVEALEGKLSAVYRWARLDLGLALSSYVSRENKQVPGVNGKLSHASQGLAVKEMSSQVTVLSSKVQKGQVDGAKYVGSPNSSPNSKPPVVELSLQNTKATNSHSQKAEVSSLSPDCMKEDSLQLASRYKASSNQIPSTKENLASEKHEANPLSCPGSNEVVLLIADEGGEPSNEPSVDKEASDKHTVRIQKPVCPENMTSSGHCVDRPASTTSIAGPSAMLESMKNGSSLEGVKVEECAEGETCSGTSPHSSPLFKNIMPGTDSSRDVPEKRTANVDGNHKLQQIDEDKSCNGDSKKNVELNVDSGPVDSRLTVSCNQSGSPNIMDRYYRQKGPRIAKVVRRITCNVEPLDFGAVCTGKLWCDSRAIYPKGFRSRVRYIDVTDPSNMCFYVSQILDAGQKGPLFMVSVEHSPSEVYFHVSAARCWELVRDRVNQEIAKQHKLGRPNLPPLQPPGSVEGMEMFGFSSPTIVQAIQALDHNRVCSDYWRSRPLMHIAQQSQYVGSSRMKSEDEEDRKRKSHAAVEKTLDGLLKKASLEELQTLYSITQNKNPNDEEQSLLNRLLNDVIHKHPS is encoded by the exons ATGGGCACAGAACTTGTTGGACCTTGCATCAAAGACGACAGTATGGAGATTTCAATTCCCCCTGGTTTTGAGTCACTTGTGCCCTTCACTTTAAAGAGGTCAGAGGATAACCAAGATGGCAGTTACTCAAGCTCTGGCAATGCTTTTGAACAACAAAGAGTGGACTTTGACAGTAATGATGATTCGAAAGCTATGAAGTCCGTTAGGCGTAGGGTTGGTATAAAGTACAGCCAGTTTAATCACAGTTCTGGTGATGAACATGAATCTCAGCAG GTGCAGCATGTCTCGAGGCACCAACTCCCCAAAGGGAACATTCGTGGGTGTGAATCTTGTAAGAACTGCCAAAAG GTAACTGCACAATGGAATCCAGAAGAAGCTCACAGGCCCGATCTCGAGGAGGCTCCTGTGTTTTATCCTTCTGAAGAG GAGTTTGAGGACACCTTAAAGTACATTTCTAGTATACGTGCTAAAGCAGAAATCTATGGTATTTGCCGCATAGTACTACCTCCTTCATGGAAGCCTCCTTGTCCATTAAAGGAGAAAGATATATGGGAGAAGTCCAAGTTTGCTACTCGAGTCCAAAGGATTGACAAGCTTCAGAATAGGAATGCAATGAGAAAGATATTGCAAgttaatcataataaaaagaggaaaaagagaAGATGCATGAAAAATGGATTTGATAATGAAACCAATAGTGAGGAAATGAAAATCCCAGATGAATTTGGACTACACGAGGCTGATAGGTTTGGCTTTGAACCTGGTTCAGAATTTACCCTGGATGCGTTCCAGAACTATGCCGATGATTTCAAGGCTCAGTACTTCCGTCAAAGTATCAATGCTTCAGACTCAGGAGGTAATGGCTCAGTGCTTCAGGGGCACGACTGGCAGCCTTCAGTAGATAATATTGAGGGAGAATATTGGCGGATTGTGGAGAGACCGACTGAGGAAATTGAG GTGCTTTATGGAGCTGATCTTGAAACAGGAGTATTTGGCAGTGGATTTCCTAAAACTGCTAAGCAAGTTAGTTCAGCTTCTGATATCAAGTATATTAACTCAGGATGGAACTTAAATAACTTCCCCAGGCTTCCTGGTTCTGTTCTCTCATTTGAAAGCAGTGATATATCTGGTGTTCTAGTTCCTTGGCTGTATATAGGGATGTGTTTTTCATCGTTTTGTTGG CATGTTGAGGATCACCACTTGTATTCATTGAATTACATGCATTGGGGAGCTCCAAAACTGTGGTATGGTGTTCCAGGATCAGATGCCCTAAAACTGGAGGCAGCCATGAAGAAACATCTGCCTAACCTCTTTGATGAGCAGCCTGACTTGCTTCATAAGCTG GTCACTCAGCTTTCCCCCTCAATCCTAAGATCTGAGGGAGTGCCTGTTTATCGGTGTGTCCAAAATGCTGGGGAATTCGTTCTGACATTCCCTCGAGCATATCATGCTGGATTTAATTCTGGCTTTAATTGCGCTGAAGCAGTTAATGTTGCTCCTGTTGATTGGTTGCCTCATGGACATAATGCTATTGAGCTCTATCGTGAGCAAGGCCGAAAAACGTCCATTTCACATGACAAACTTTTGCTTGGTTCTGCTAGAGAAGCTGTGAAAGCAAATTGGGAATATAATTTAATGAGAAAGTCAACTGCAAATAATTTAAGATGGAAGGATGTTTGTGGAAAGGATGGGATTTTATCTAAAGCGCTGAAG GCTCGTGTTGAGACTGAGAGGGTCAGGAGGGAATTCCTTTGTAAATCCTCAACGGCACTGAAGATGGAGAGCACTTTTGATGCTACTAGTGAGAGGGAATGcagtgtatgcttgtttgattTGCATCTATCTGCTGCAGGTTGCCACCACTGTTCACCTGATAAATATGCATGCTTGAACCATGCAAAACAGTTATGTTCATGTTCATGGGGTGCTAAGTTTTTCCTTTTCCGTTATGACATCAACGAATTGAATATCTTGGTTGAAGCTCTAGAAGGGAAACTGAGTGCAGTATATCGGTGGGCAAGACTTGATCTTGGGCTTGCTCTAAGTTCTTATGTCTCCAGAGAGAATAAACAAGTACCTGGGGTGAATGGTAAATTATCACATGCCTCTCAAGGACTGGCAGTGAAAGAGATGAGTTCTCAAGTCACTGTCCTATCTTCAAAAGTGCAGAAAGGCCAAGTAGATGGAGCTAAGTATGTTGGCAGCCCAAACTCTTCTCCAAATTCAAAGCCACCTGTAGTGGAATTGTCTCTGCAAAATACGAAGGCAACAAACTCACATTCCCAGAAAGCTGAGGTATCCAGTCTTTCTCCGGATTGCATGAAAGAAGACTCTTTGCAGTTAGCTTCCAGATACAAGGCCTCGTCAAACCAGATTCCATCCACAAAGGAAAACCTGGCTTCGGAGAAACATGAAGCAAATCCATTGTCATGTCCTGGCAGTAACGAGGTTGTGCTTCTGATTGCTGATGAAGGAGGTGAGCCAAGTAATGAACCTTCTGTTGATAAGGAAGCATCCGACAAGCATACAGTAAGAATTCAGAAGCCAGTTTGCCCTGAAAATATGACTAGTTCTGGTCATTGTGTTGACAGACCAGCCTCAACAACCTCCATTGCTGGCCCTTCTGCAATGCTTGAAAGCATGAAGAATGGTTCTAGTTTAGAGGGGGTAAAAGTTGAAGAGTGTGCAGAAGGTGAAACATGTTCTGGTACCAGTCCTCATAGTAGCCCTCTCTTTAAAAACATCATGCCCGGTACAGATTCTAGCAGAGATGTCCCAGAAAAGAGGACTGCCAATGTAGATGGTAACCACAAACTACAACAGATTGATGAAGATAAATCATGTAATGGagatagtaaaaaaaatgtggagTTAAATGTTGATTCAGGACCAGTTGACAGCAGGTTAACTGTGTCGTGTAATCAGTCTGGCTCCCCAAATATCATGGACAGATATTATCGCCAGAAGGGGCCTCGTATTGCGAAGGTAGTTAGAAGAATTACTTGCAATGTTGAACCCTTGGACTTTGGAGCTGTGTGCACTGGAAAATTGTGGTGCGACAGTCGGGCTATTTACCCAAAGG GATTTAGGAGTCGAGTCAGATACATAGATGTCACAGATCCATCTAACATGTGCTTCTATGTCTCCCAAATTCTGGATGCAGGACAAAAAGGACCTCTATTTATG GTTTCTGTGGAGCATTCTCctagtgaagtatattttcaTGTTTCGGCTGCCAGATGCTGGGAGTTGGTTCGGGATAGAGTAAATCAGGAGATTGCAAAACAACATAAGTTGGGAAGACCAAACCTTCCCCCTTTGCAGCCTCCAGGGAGTGTGGAAGGAATGGAAATGTTTGGCTTTTCTTCTCCAACAATTGTGCAG GCAATTCAGGCTCTGGACCACAATCGCGTGTGCTCAGATTACTGGAGATCGCGGCCTTTAATGCATATCGCTCAGCAATCTCAATATGTAGGAAGTAGCAGAATGAAgagtgaagatgaagaagacaggaaaaggaaaagtcaTGCTGCTGTTGAGAAAACACTTGACGGCCTACTAAAGAAGGCGAGCTTGGAGGAACTTCAAACCTTGTACAGTATTACTCAA